The Sporichthyaceae bacterium genome has a window encoding:
- a CDS encoding formate dehydrogenase accessory sulfurtransferase FdhD has protein sequence LVQKAAVAGIPVLSAVSAPSSLAADLAEEAGLTLAGFVRGGGFNLYSRPERVPDRGRLAVSGTRGT, from the coding sequence GCTGGTTCAGAAGGCCGCGGTCGCCGGCATCCCGGTCCTGTCCGCGGTGTCGGCACCGTCCAGCCTCGCCGCCGACCTGGCCGAGGAGGCCGGCCTCACCCTTGCCGGTTTCGTGCGGGGCGGCGGATTCAATCTTTACTCGCGCCCGGAGCGGGTGCCCGATCGCGGTCGGCTTGCGGTCAGCGGGACTCGAGGAACGTGA